Part of the Pseudomonas lijiangensis genome is shown below.
ACAGTTCCGCGTCCCAGGACAGTACCAAGAGCAACAATGGCTATGACGAATCCTTTGCCCGGATGATGTTCAACATCAAGACCCTGGCCGAGAAAACCCTCTCCGAGAAAACAGCTGACAGCGACAATGGCGTGATCGCATCGAACGGTTCGGGCAGCACGACCGGCACCGGTAGTTCGACCAGCTCGATTCAGCAGGAATTCATGGATTACATGAAGCAGACTGCCGAAGAGAAAATGCGTGAAAAACTCACGGGCGTCAGCAAGGCTGAATATGAGGCCATGAGCCCTGAAGAGAAGCTGGCCGTGGACAAGAAAGTCCAGGAAGCCCTCAAGGAGCATCAGACCGCGGCTGTTGATGACATCAATGCGAGAATCAATGGCATCAAGGCCGGGATGCTTGCGTAACCTTTTCGCGAATGAATTCGCTCCCACTCAAGGAGCGAATTCATTCGCGAAGATCACACCTTAATCCAGCTGATGCCGATACGGCAGATCCGGTCCCACTCTGGTGCAGGTCAGTGCCGCCGCCCTGACGGCAAAGCCGAGCATTTCATCCAGGGCTTCCCGTGTCAGTGAACCAAGACTTTGCGGCGTATCCAACTGGCGCTCGCTGAGAAACGTCAGCAATGCCGCCTGGAATGTATCGCCTGCGCCCACCGTGTCCACGGTCTTGACGCTTTGCGCCGCCACCGACCAGCTCCCGTGCTGCCGGGTAAAGATGCTGGCACCTTCCGAGCCCCGGGTCAGAATCACGAACTCGCAGCGTTTGCTCAGCCACTGCTGGGCAATGTCTTGCGGGTCGCTGTCCGGGTAGAGCAGGTGCAGGTCTTCGTCGCTGACCTTGATGATGTGCGCGTGTTCGGCAAAGGCGCGAATCTGGGCGCGCCAGCGTTCTATGTCCGGCTCCGGGTTGAGCCGCACGTTGGGGTCCAGGCTGATAAGCCGGTTGTTGCTTTCCCGGGCGACCAGCGCCAGCAAGGTATCGGCAATCGGTTGCACAACCAGCGAAAACGAGCCTACATGAATGCCGCGCAC
Proteins encoded:
- a CDS encoding carbohydrate kinase family protein; amino-acid sequence: MFLVCGEALFDIFTRADDNGSLNRLGLEAVAGGSPFNVAIGLRRLGVEAAFFAGLSTDYLGRRLRAVLDQEAVNPDYLIDFAAPTTLAMVAVGADGSPTYSFRGEGCADRQLRLEHLPALDEKVRGIHVGSFSLVVQPIADTLLALVARESNNRLISLDPNVRLNPEPDIERWRAQIRAFAEHAHIIKVSDEDLHLLYPDSDPQDIAQQWLSKRCEFVILTRGSEGASIFTRQHGSWSVAAQSVKTVDTVGAGDTFQAALLTFLSERQLDTPQSLGSLTREALDEMLGFAVRAAALTCTRVGPDLPYRHQLD